The Chryseobacterium suipulveris genome window below encodes:
- a CDS encoding deoxyhypusine synthase family protein — protein MNKPITEFIEKYYLHFNAAALVDASKGYVAHLKDGGKMLISLAGAMSTAELGKILAEMIRQDKVQIISCTGANLEEDLMNLVAHSHYVRVPNYRDLTPQEEWALLEKGLNRVTDTCIPEEEAFRRLQKHIYEIWKDAEEKGERYFPHEYMYKMLLSGVLEQYYEIPKENSWMLAAAEKNLPIVVPGWEDSTMGNIFASYCIKGDLKPSTMKSGIEYMTFLADWYPKNSAGKGVGFFQIGGGIAGDFPICVVPMLYQDLEMTDIPFWSYFCQISDSTTSFGSYSGAVPNEKITWGKLDINTPKYIVESDATICAPLMFQYILENS, from the coding sequence ATGAACAAGCCGATTACTGAATTTATCGAAAAATATTACCTGCACTTCAACGCTGCGGCTTTGGTAGATGCTTCCAAAGGATATGTCGCCCATTTGAAAGACGGCGGAAAAATGCTGATTTCTTTGGCGGGCGCGATGTCAACCGCGGAACTGGGCAAAATCTTGGCAGAAATGATTCGTCAGGACAAAGTGCAGATCATTTCCTGCACCGGAGCAAACCTGGAGGAAGATTTGATGAATTTGGTGGCGCATTCGCACTACGTGAGAGTTCCCAACTATCGTGACCTCACTCCGCAGGAAGAATGGGCGTTGCTCGAAAAAGGGCTGAACCGAGTTACAGACACCTGCATTCCCGAAGAAGAGGCGTTCCGACGGTTACAGAAGCACATCTACGAAATCTGGAAAGATGCCGAAGAAAAAGGAGAACGATATTTTCCGCACGAATATATGTACAAAATGCTTTTGTCAGGCGTTTTGGAGCAGTATTATGAAATCCCGAAAGAGAACTCTTGGATGCTTGCTGCCGCCGAGAAAAACCTTCCGATCGTGGTTCCAGGATGGGAAGATTCCACAATGGGGAATATCTTCGCGAGCTACTGTATCAAAGGCGATTTGAAACCTTCGACGATGAAATCTGGAATTGAATACATGACCTTCCTTGCCGATTGGTACCCGAAAAACTCAGCAGGAAAAGGAGTCGGATTCTTCCAAATCGGTGGCGGAATCGCGGGAGATTTCCCAATCTGCGTCGTACCGATGCTTTACCAGGATTTAGAAATGACCGACATCCCGTTCTGGTCGTACTTCTGCCAGATTTCAGATTCCACCACGTCGTTCGGATCCTATTCCGGCGCGGTACCCAACGAAAAAATTACTTGGGGAAAACTCGACATCAACACCCCGAAATACATCGTGGAAAGCGACGCCACCATTTGCGCGCCGCTGATGTTCCAGTACATTCTTGAAAACTCTTAA
- a CDS encoding GreA/GreB family elongation factor yields MSENIILTTGIYDAIKEHLRRRKVSIEEEKRLQTELKGAQQVLRRDLPEDVVTVDRKVTIKDHTNDHENEYIFVASTKAKPKKNKYSILSDIALAAVGYKAGDIIKWPFKDGERKIEILKVEPWIQPA; encoded by the coding sequence ATGTCAGAGAACATAATCTTAACAACCGGAATTTATGATGCCATTAAAGAGCATCTCAGAAGAAGAAAGGTAAGTATCGAGGAAGAAAAACGCCTACAAACCGAACTTAAGGGCGCACAACAGGTTTTGCGCAGGGATTTACCCGAAGACGTGGTGACTGTTGACAGGAAAGTTACCATCAAAGACCACACGAACGATCATGAGAATGAGTACATCTTTGTGGCTTCGACCAAAGCAAAACCGAAAAAGAACAAATACTCTATCCTCTCAGATATTGCACTTGCAGCGGTAGGTTACAAAGCAGGTGACATTATCAAGTGGCCTTTCAAAGACGGAGAAAGAAAAATCGAGATTCTCAAGGTAGAACCGTGGATTCAGCCAGCGTAA
- a CDS encoding AMP-binding protein, producing MQIDFSQNINLLSLSPQTEFERKVVSFLEEWFSDSETVLVQTSGSTGVPKILEVEKVRMLNSAKMTCNFLGLKKGDSAFLCLPVEYISGKMMLVRSIERKLKLTIVNPTSKPLENIEQWFDFCAMSPLQVENSLAKTKNIGKLIIGGAQVSETLKKKLNQALTSSNAQTTVFETYGMSETLSHIALKELFPTDENYFSVLDGIEVSKDERGCLTIFAPKLNAEVLKTNDLVELRNLESDKFDRQQFKFLGRTDNVINSAGLKICPEELESLVKKKIANEAVFIGVTNDLLGKKLVLIIEGIQNEKLLQDLSEISYPTKNHQPKEIIFVETIPRKPNGKIDRMELKKRF from the coding sequence ATGCAAATCGATTTTTCACAAAATATCAATTTACTATCACTTTCACCCCAAACCGAATTTGAGCGGAAAGTCGTTTCTTTTTTAGAAGAATGGTTTTCCGATTCTGAAACCGTTTTAGTACAAACTTCGGGTTCCACAGGAGTTCCAAAAATTCTTGAAGTTGAAAAAGTGCGAATGCTGAATTCCGCAAAGATGACCTGCAATTTTCTTGGACTGAAAAAAGGCGATTCGGCTTTTCTTTGCCTTCCCGTAGAATATATTTCCGGAAAAATGATGTTGGTTCGATCCATTGAGAGAAAGTTAAAACTGACCATTGTCAATCCTACTTCAAAACCACTCGAAAATATTGAACAATGGTTTGATTTCTGCGCGATGTCTCCGTTACAGGTCGAGAATTCTTTAGCCAAAACAAAAAATATCGGTAAACTGATTATCGGCGGAGCGCAGGTTTCAGAAACGCTCAAAAAAAAACTCAATCAAGCGCTCACTTCTTCTAACGCTCAAACTACAGTTTTCGAAACGTATGGAATGAGTGAGACACTCTCTCACATTGCGTTGAAAGAACTATTTCCTACTGATGAAAATTACTTTTCTGTTTTGGATGGAATTGAAGTTTCCAAAGACGAACGTGGTTGTCTGACAATTTTTGCGCCGAAACTCAATGCAGAAGTTCTCAAAACTAACGATTTAGTTGAACTTCGAAATTTAGAATCTGATAAGTTTGATAGACAGCAATTCAAATTTTTAGGAAGAACAGACAATGTAATTAATTCGGCTGGATTAAAAATTTGTCCCGAAGAACTGGAAAGCTTGGTGAAAAAGAAAATTGCAAATGAAGCTGTTTTCATCGGGGTTACAAATGATTTACTTGGCAAAAAATTGGTGCTGATTATTGAGGGAATTCAGAATGAAAAGTTGCTGCAGGATTTATCAGAAATTTCTTATCCAACCAAAAACCATCAGCCGAAAGAGATTATCTTTGTAGAAACCATTCCGAGAAAACCCAACGGAAAAATCGACCGGATGGAATTGAAGAAGAGATTTTAA
- a CDS encoding SusD/RagB family nutrient-binding outer membrane lipoprotein, translated as MKKILASILLVTLLQSCGRESMSEINTDPNSYYTATPATLLTYAEKQLADYVTTPNVNINNFRLTMQYWQETTYIDESNYDFSTRNVSNNVWTYLYIRSLKNLSEAKKLVNQYAPTASEAATWPATKANQLAILDLLQVYSYQLLVDANGDVPYSEAGDIDAHPLPKYDSGKDIYASLISRTKQDIASLTSGKSFSSGEKFYNGDVTKWKKFANSLLLKLAIGIADSDPALAQATAQQAIAGGVFASKADDALMPYAASPNYSQLYANLVASNRNDYVAGKTLVDYMNAGNDVRRDVYFQKNVHYLAGVVTGVTGSTITFDPADPAAPVAPQVGDQVFVMPNTLVGTITSISGNSFTLSGYKEGSVIPDNNLGYSFYYRGGTIGARSSFNSFSRAGAFAYAVSTPGILLNYTEVAFYLAEASARWGIGGDPATNYANAVTASFLQWGKTAAEATAYLATHPYDATNWKKSIGEQAWVAMYDQPLNSFNFWRRLDYPVMSPAVAAVAESEGKIPVRLKYPVTEQSTNPTNYEAGSAAIGGDKLTTKLFWDKN; from the coding sequence ATGAAAAAAATATTAGCATCAATATTATTGGTTACTTTACTGCAGTCTTGCGGAAGAGAATCAATGTCGGAGATCAACACTGACCCGAACAGCTACTATACTGCAACTCCCGCTACATTGTTAACTTATGCGGAAAAGCAGTTGGCAGACTATGTTACAACTCCGAACGTTAACATCAACAACTTCAGACTGACAATGCAGTACTGGCAGGAAACAACTTACATCGATGAAAGTAATTATGACTTTTCAACGCGTAATGTTTCAAACAATGTGTGGACTTACTTGTATATCAGATCACTTAAGAACTTATCTGAAGCGAAAAAATTGGTTAACCAATATGCGCCTACAGCTAGTGAAGCTGCTACTTGGCCTGCCACAAAAGCTAATCAGTTAGCTATTTTGGATTTGCTGCAAGTTTATAGCTACCAGTTATTAGTGGATGCAAATGGGGACGTTCCTTATTCTGAAGCAGGTGACATCGATGCGCACCCACTACCAAAATATGATTCAGGTAAGGACATTTACGCAAGTCTTATTTCGAGAACGAAGCAAGATATCGCAAGCTTGACAAGTGGGAAGAGTTTTTCATCTGGTGAAAAATTCTACAACGGTGATGTTACAAAGTGGAAAAAGTTTGCAAACTCTTTACTTTTGAAATTAGCGATCGGTATTGCAGATTCTGATCCTGCACTTGCTCAAGCTACTGCTCAACAAGCAATTGCCGGTGGAGTTTTTGCGTCAAAAGCAGATGATGCTTTGATGCCTTATGCCGCTTCTCCTAACTATAGCCAGCTTTACGCCAACTTGGTTGCAAGTAATAGAAATGACTATGTAGCTGGGAAAACTTTGGTTGATTATATGAATGCTGGTAATGATGTTAGAAGAGATGTTTATTTCCAAAAGAATGTGCATTACTTAGCAGGTGTTGTTACAGGAGTTACTGGAAGTACAATCACATTTGATCCAGCTGATCCAGCAGCACCAGTTGCACCGCAAGTTGGTGATCAGGTTTTTGTAATGCCAAATACATTGGTGGGAACAATCACGAGCATCTCTGGAAATTCATTCACGCTTAGTGGTTATAAAGAAGGTTCTGTTATTCCTGATAATAATTTGGGATATAGTTTCTACTATCGTGGAGGTACGATTGGAGCGAGATCTTCTTTCAACTCATTCTCGAGAGCAGGTGCATTTGCTTACGCAGTTTCTACACCAGGAATCCTGTTGAACTATACAGAAGTTGCTTTCTACTTAGCTGAAGCTTCTGCAAGATGGGGAATTGGAGGGGATCCAGCAACCAACTATGCAAACGCGGTTACTGCTTCCTTCTTGCAATGGGGTAAAACTGCTGCTGAAGCGACTGCTTATCTTGCAACGCATCCTTATGATGCTACCAATTGGAAAAAGTCAATCGGTGAGCAAGCTTGGGTAGCAATGTATGACCAACCGCTGAACAGTTTCAATTTCTGGAGACGTCTTGACTATCCTGTAATGAGTCCAGCTGTTGCTGCAGTTGCTGAGTCTGAAGGAAAAATTCCTGTTCGTTTGAAATATCCAGTTACAGAACAATCAACAAATCCAACTAATTATGAGGCGGGATCCGCGGCAATTGGTGGAGACAAACTTACAACCAAACTGTTCTGGGACAAAAACTAA
- a CDS encoding SusC/RagA family TonB-linked outer membrane protein: MKKLTTSVLAVVLTSSFALVNAQKVDTARTQDIEGVVVTALGIKRERKSLGYATQSVKAEDIVKSPTNNFTSNLSGKVAGLNIKSSGNIGGSVDVTLRGYRSMTGNNSVLFVVDGAPLINSYTSINTSGLAIDTGNTISDINPEDIAEVNVLKGAAATALYGSRAANGAIIITTKKGKRSQKLDIDLSSSISYSAINKETFPTYQDKYGQGYGTGYGYAPNDFFEEYNGQPMSPLYEDASYGAAYDPNLMVWQYTAFIPGSKDFGKATPWVKAAHDPSYLFEKAFNFNNSISVSKGNDVASFRLSYQNSQGNDILPNSRLDKNAFTGNASYKIADNLTANLYATYVTQGTVGKNPTGYHGMMGNFRQWWATNVDMYDQRDLYFMDRKNNSWNMMDPENTAPLYWDNPYFRLYENYVTDSRQRFAGNFSVSYDVTSKINLLGRVSHDGFNYMIDERRAVGSLPDAMSIGPGTGNHPSGYAVVNQKRNEENFDFIATYKDDVTENINLTALVGTNVNIQKFYSNSQSTQGGLVIPGVYSVTNSASAPNAPIIRDTQKNIYGIFGQASLGFFDTYFLEGSIRRDVSTALPAENRVYWYPSVSASMVISNWDFLKDSALNFGKIRASYAVVGNDTDPNQIMNQYNVGTTFGTPTFFYNTTAKNPNLKPEKTKSLEAGINLQFFKNRLGLDFGWFRSDTSDQLLALPVTLSSGVAAKFQNVGNMRSQGMEVALNLVPVKTSDFTWGLDLNWSNPRSKVTELASGVENITLGSFQGGVTINASLNDDYGTIKGSDFVYDSNGNKIISAATGKYLTSNTNSVIGNMQADWFGSVINRLSYKNLALSFQVDVKQGGSIFSLDQYYGLATGLYPETVFINDLGNPVRNSLADGGGLILPGVVNTGTAANPNYVPNTKRIDAESFNAFGYQAYPASQFVYDASYIKLREAAITYSLPKKFLTSTFIQGASFSLIGNNLWIIKKHIPYADPESGLSAGNVQGYQTSVLPTTRTVSFNVRLNF; the protein is encoded by the coding sequence ATGAAGAAACTAACAACAAGCGTTCTGGCTGTCGTTTTAACTTCCTCATTTGCTTTGGTAAATGCACAGAAGGTGGACACTGCGAGAACACAGGATATCGAGGGCGTTGTAGTGACGGCTCTTGGTATTAAAAGAGAAAGAAAATCTTTAGGTTACGCTACTCAGAGCGTTAAAGCTGAAGATATTGTAAAATCTCCTACCAATAACTTTACAAGTAACCTTTCGGGTAAAGTAGCTGGTTTGAACATCAAGAGCAGTGGTAACATTGGTGGTTCGGTAGACGTTACCTTAAGAGGTTACCGTTCTATGACTGGAAACAACTCTGTACTGTTTGTTGTAGATGGAGCGCCGCTAATTAACTCCTACACAAGTATCAATACTTCTGGATTGGCGATCGATACCGGAAACACAATTTCCGACATCAACCCTGAAGACATTGCAGAAGTAAACGTACTGAAAGGTGCGGCTGCAACCGCCCTTTATGGTTCACGTGCTGCGAATGGTGCGATTATCATTACGACTAAGAAAGGGAAAAGATCACAGAAGTTAGATATTGATCTTTCTTCATCAATTTCTTATTCGGCAATCAATAAAGAAACCTTCCCAACTTATCAAGATAAGTACGGTCAAGGTTATGGTACCGGATATGGCTATGCTCCTAATGATTTCTTTGAAGAGTATAATGGGCAACCTATGTCTCCACTTTATGAAGATGCTTCTTACGGGGCGGCTTATGATCCAAATCTTATGGTATGGCAGTATACAGCTTTTATCCCTGGATCAAAAGATTTTGGCAAAGCGACTCCCTGGGTAAAAGCAGCGCATGATCCTTCATATTTATTTGAAAAAGCGTTTAATTTCAATAACTCTATTTCGGTTTCGAAAGGGAATGATGTTGCATCTTTCCGTTTGTCTTATCAAAACTCACAAGGAAACGATATCTTACCAAACTCACGGTTAGATAAGAACGCGTTTACCGGTAATGCTTCTTACAAGATTGCTGATAACTTGACTGCAAATTTGTATGCAACTTACGTAACTCAGGGTACTGTTGGTAAAAACCCAACCGGTTACCATGGTATGATGGGTAACTTCCGTCAGTGGTGGGCTACAAACGTGGACATGTATGACCAAAGGGATCTTTATTTCATGGACAGAAAAAATAATTCATGGAATATGATGGATCCTGAAAATACTGCGCCGCTTTATTGGGATAACCCTTATTTCCGTCTGTACGAAAACTACGTTACCGACTCAAGACAGAGATTTGCAGGAAACTTCAGTGTAAGCTATGATGTTACGAGCAAGATCAACTTATTGGGTAGAGTATCTCATGACGGCTTTAACTATATGATTGACGAGAGAAGAGCTGTTGGCTCACTACCTGATGCAATGTCAATCGGACCTGGTACCGGAAACCACCCTTCAGGATACGCCGTTGTGAATCAAAAGAGAAATGAAGAAAACTTCGACTTCATTGCAACCTATAAAGATGATGTTACTGAAAACATTAACTTGACTGCATTAGTTGGAACCAACGTTAACATACAAAAGTTCTATTCGAATTCACAAAGTACACAGGGGGGATTAGTTATTCCAGGAGTATATTCAGTTACGAATAGTGCTTCAGCTCCGAACGCACCGATTATAAGAGATACTCAGAAAAATATCTATGGTATTTTTGGTCAGGCATCATTAGGATTCTTCGATACTTACTTCTTGGAGGGTTCAATCAGAAGAGACGTTTCAACTGCTTTGCCTGCTGAGAATAGAGTATACTGGTATCCATCTGTTTCTGCAAGTATGGTGATTTCTAACTGGGACTTCTTGAAAGACTCAGCATTGAACTTTGGTAAAATTAGAGCATCCTATGCTGTAGTTGGTAATGACACGGATCCAAACCAAATTATGAACCAATATAACGTAGGAACAACTTTCGGCACACCAACTTTCTTTTATAATACAACTGCGAAGAACCCTAACTTGAAACCAGAGAAAACTAAGTCTTTGGAAGCGGGTATCAATTTGCAATTCTTCAAAAACCGTCTGGGATTAGATTTTGGATGGTTTAGAAGTGATACTTCCGATCAGCTTCTTGCGCTTCCTGTAACACTTTCTTCAGGTGTGGCAGCGAAATTCCAGAATGTTGGTAACATGAGATCTCAAGGTATGGAAGTTGCCCTGAATTTGGTACCGGTGAAAACAAGCGACTTTACTTGGGGGCTCGACCTGAACTGGTCTAACCCACGTTCTAAAGTTACAGAACTAGCTTCAGGTGTGGAGAATATTACTTTGGGATCGTTCCAGGGTGGTGTAACTATTAACGCTTCTTTGAACGACGATTATGGTACCATCAAAGGATCTGATTTTGTTTATGACTCAAATGGTAATAAGATCATCTCTGCTGCAACTGGAAAATATCTTACTTCAAATACCAATTCTGTGATTGGTAATATGCAGGCAGATTGGTTTGGTAGTGTTATTAACCGCCTTTCTTACAAAAATTTGGCATTGTCATTCCAAGTTGACGTTAAGCAGGGAGGTTCAATCTTCTCTCTTGACCAGTACTATGGTTTGGCAACCGGTCTTTATCCTGAAACAGTTTTCATCAATGATTTAGGAAACCCTGTTAGAAACTCTTTAGCTGATGGTGGTGGGTTAATTTTGCCAGGTGTTGTAAATACCGGTACTGCTGCAAACCCTAACTATGTTCCGAATACAAAAAGAATTGATGCAGAATCATTCAATGCGTTTGGTTATCAAGCATATCCTGCGTCGCAGTTTGTATATGACGCTTCGTATATTAAGTTAAGAGAAGCAGCGATTACTTACTCACTTCCTAAGAAATTCTTAACATCTACATTTATTCAGGGAGCTTCATTCAGCTTGATCGGAAACAACCTTTGGATCATCAAGAAGCACATTCCTTATGCAGATCCTGAATCAGGATTAAGTGCTGGTAACGTACAAGGTTATCAAACCAGTGTTCTTCCAACAACAAGAACAGTTTCTTTCAATGTTAGACTTAACTTTTAA
- the argS gene encoding arginine--tRNA ligase — MNIKDLIQHKLAEIVQTNYQLEDQNNPKPVTLEVQQNKTEYEGDFTIVTFPLVKILKKSPDQIATDLGNALSTRTDFVQSYHVVKGFLNFKVKNEFFLDNFNSIKENFDKVEDKNKMVMVEYSSPNTNKPLHLGHIRNNLLGYSVSQILKADGYEVIKTQIINDRGIHICKSMLAWEKFGNGATPQSTQTKGDKLVGNYYVEFDKNYKAQIKELTEKGQSEDEAKKNAPIIQEAQKMLIDWEKGDEKVRSLWNEMNSWVYDGFNETYQRLGVDFDQVQYESNTYILGKDLIQEGLNKGVLYRKDDGSVWCDLTDEGLDHKLLLRSDGTSVYMTQDLGTAVQRFKENNIQKLIYTVGNEQDYHFDVLFKILKKLGYNWAENLYHLSYGMVELPEGKMKSREGTVVDADDLMQEMYETAKEKAEELGKLENLSPEEKEKSYETVGIGALKYFMLKVDPKKKMLFNPKESIDFNGNTGPFIQYTYARIQSLLNKANYHEQKVSDYEMNESEKELVANLSNFKEVIAKAAETLSPALVANYVYDLVKSYNSFYQNNPILNQDDDNAKQFRLQLSELTGKTIKKGLSLLGIGTVDRM; from the coding sequence ATGAATATCAAAGACCTTATTCAACATAAACTGGCTGAAATCGTCCAGACCAACTATCAGTTAGAAGATCAGAACAATCCCAAACCGGTGACACTCGAAGTCCAGCAAAACAAGACTGAGTACGAAGGAGATTTTACTATCGTCACTTTTCCTTTGGTTAAAATTTTGAAAAAAAGTCCAGACCAGATTGCAACAGATTTGGGAAACGCGCTCTCTACAAGGACAGATTTTGTTCAGAGCTACCACGTGGTAAAAGGTTTTCTGAATTTTAAAGTGAAGAACGAATTCTTTCTTGATAACTTCAATTCCATTAAAGAAAATTTCGACAAAGTTGAAGACAAAAACAAAATGGTAATGGTGGAATATTCTTCGCCAAACACCAATAAGCCGCTGCACTTGGGACACATCAGAAACAATCTTCTGGGGTACTCCGTTTCGCAAATCTTAAAAGCGGATGGTTATGAAGTCATCAAAACCCAAATCATCAACGACCGCGGAATCCATATCTGCAAATCAATGCTTGCATGGGAAAAATTCGGAAATGGCGCAACGCCGCAGTCAACCCAAACCAAAGGCGATAAGTTGGTCGGGAATTATTATGTAGAATTCGACAAAAATTACAAAGCACAAATCAAGGAATTGACCGAAAAAGGACAGTCGGAAGATGAAGCCAAAAAGAACGCACCGATTATTCAAGAAGCCCAGAAAATGCTCATCGATTGGGAAAAGGGCGACGAGAAAGTTCGGTCTCTGTGGAACGAAATGAATTCGTGGGTATATGATGGTTTTAATGAGACCTATCAACGACTCGGCGTAGATTTCGACCAGGTTCAGTACGAAAGCAATACCTATATTTTAGGCAAAGATTTGATTCAGGAGGGTTTAAATAAAGGGGTTTTATACAGAAAAGACGACGGTTCTGTTTGGTGCGATCTCACCGACGAAGGACTCGACCACAAACTTCTGCTTCGTTCCGACGGAACCTCGGTCTATATGACCCAGGATTTGGGAACCGCCGTGCAACGTTTCAAGGAAAACAACATCCAGAAATTGATTTACACGGTGGGAAATGAGCAGGATTATCATTTTGACGTCCTCTTTAAAATCCTCAAAAAATTGGGTTACAACTGGGCAGAAAACCTGTACCACCTTTCTTACGGAATGGTTGAACTACCGGAAGGAAAAATGAAATCCCGCGAAGGAACCGTTGTTGACGCCGATGATCTGATGCAGGAAATGTACGAAACCGCAAAAGAAAAAGCGGAAGAACTTGGCAAACTTGAAAATCTTTCACCCGAAGAAAAGGAGAAATCTTACGAAACCGTCGGAATCGGTGCACTGAAATATTTTATGCTGAAAGTGGATCCTAAAAAGAAAATGCTCTTTAATCCCAAAGAAAGCATCGACTTCAACGGAAATACGGGACCTTTTATCCAGTACACTTACGCAAGGATCCAGTCGTTGCTCAACAAAGCCAATTATCATGAACAAAAAGTTTCAGATTATGAAATGAATGAATCCGAGAAGGAACTGGTCGCCAATCTTTCCAATTTCAAGGAAGTGATTGCTAAAGCAGCGGAAACGCTTTCTCCTGCGTTGGTTGCGAATTATGTTTACGATTTGGTGAAATCCTACAACTCGTTTTACCAGAACAACCCGATCCTCAATCAGGACGACGATAACGCAAAACAGTTCCGTCTGCAACTTTCAGAACTTACAGGGAAAACCATCAAGAAAGGACTTTCGTTATTGGGAATCGGAACGGTGGATAGGATGTAG
- a CDS encoding MGMT family protein — protein sequence MDELFKKQVYQIIRLIPEGRVTSYGAIAKAVGYPNHSRHVGNVLRNYGDDFPAHRVCNSCGHITASCLRDFVGKLAKEGVEVKDNRIQNFRNIFWNPLIEL from the coding sequence ATGGACGAACTTTTCAAAAAACAGGTTTACCAAATCATTCGGCTCATCCCGGAAGGAAGGGTAACGAGTTATGGAGCGATTGCGAAGGCGGTTGGTTATCCGAATCATTCGCGCCACGTTGGAAATGTCCTGCGTAATTACGGCGACGATTTTCCTGCGCACCGTGTATGCAATTCGTGCGGACATATCACAGCGAGCTGTCTCCGTGATTTTGTCGGCAAACTGGCAAAAGAAGGAGTGGAAGTGAAGGACAATAGAATTCAGAATTTTAGGAATATCTTTTGGAATCCGTTGATTGAATTATGA
- the arfB gene encoding alternative ribosome rescue aminoacyl-tRNA hydrolase ArfB: MKDFSTELTFKTSRSSGAGGQNVNKVETSVTVMWKVSASEFFSEEEKELISQKLKNRINLDGILQITVSDSRTQLQNRKIAVERITELVNKSLIKPKPRKSTKPSKAQIEKRLDTKKKLSAKKDNRRFRPDL, from the coding sequence ATGAAAGACTTTTCTACAGAGCTCACTTTCAAAACCTCGCGCAGCAGCGGCGCGGGTGGACAAAACGTGAACAAGGTAGAAACTTCGGTAACCGTAATGTGGAAAGTTTCGGCGAGTGAATTTTTCAGCGAGGAGGAGAAAGAACTCATTTCCCAAAAACTCAAAAACCGGATAAATTTGGACGGGATTCTTCAGATCACTGTTTCCGACAGTAGGACCCAACTGCAAAACCGAAAAATTGCGGTTGAAAGAATTACGGAACTGGTCAACAAATCCTTAATCAAACCAAAACCCCGGAAATCAACAAAACCATCGAAAGCACAAATCGAAAAAAGGTTGGACACCAAAAAGAAACTTTCGGCAAAGAAAGACAACAGGAGATTCCGTCCTGATCTTTAA